In the genome of Streptomyces sp. V2I9, one region contains:
- a CDS encoding ferritin-like domain-containing protein, whose amino-acid sequence MLSAQTLFQEILDNDESYRLFCSIAASGEAQGGWENARIAALVPEGSRDLAPKIVRHGADEDKHGRIFNALLRKRGLPPVEVPPETDYTMLLEQEGIGLAHSRLRGEERLTERDIITYLAHSRVTEQRASEQMRLLRRYFADHPDIGRAVRMISADEDNHLAYCHEELLRLARAGHGRTIQRTMRECALAEIRIYRDVSLAVMANMGRVLGWSRPKAAVLAAGIHAVYAYERLVGWRRMVRLETPRLRDALGGPAAPEHAYA is encoded by the coding sequence ATGCTCTCAGCGCAGACCCTTTTCCAGGAGATTCTGGACAACGACGAGTCCTACCGGCTCTTCTGCTCCATCGCCGCGAGCGGAGAGGCCCAGGGCGGCTGGGAGAACGCGCGGATCGCCGCCCTCGTCCCGGAGGGCAGCCGCGACCTGGCCCCCAAGATCGTCCGGCACGGCGCCGACGAGGACAAGCACGGCCGGATCTTCAACGCCCTGCTGAGGAAGCGCGGGCTGCCGCCGGTCGAGGTCCCGCCGGAGACCGACTACACGATGCTCCTGGAGCAGGAGGGCATCGGCCTCGCGCACTCCCGGCTGCGGGGCGAGGAGCGGCTCACCGAGCGCGACATCATCACCTATCTGGCCCACAGCCGCGTCACCGAGCAGCGCGCCTCCGAGCAGATGCGCCTGCTGCGCCGGTACTTCGCCGACCACCCCGACATCGGGCGCGCGGTGAGGATGATCTCCGCCGACGAGGACAACCACCTCGCCTACTGCCACGAGGAACTGCTGCGCCTCGCCCGCGCCGGGCACGGGCGGACCATCCAGCGGACCATGCGCGAGTGCGCCCTGGCCGAGATCCGGATCTACCGCGACGTCAGCCTCGCGGTGATGGCGAACATGGGCCGCGTGCTGGGCTGGTCGCGCCCCAAGGCCGCCGTGCTCGCCGCGGGCATCCACGCGGTGTACGCCTACGAGCGCCTGGTCGGCTGGCGGCGGATGGTGCGCCTGGAGACGCCGCGGCTGCGCGACGCGCTGGGCGGTCCCGCCGCCCCGGAACACGCATACGCCTGA